In Microbacterium lushaniae, the following are encoded in one genomic region:
- a CDS encoding RNA polymerase sigma-70 factor: MDDTPRAQETTEARTPTDVFAAERRRLFGIAYRMLGSVADAEDILQEVWLRWERTDRGVVREPAAFLTTVTTRLCINEMQSARARRETYIGPWLPEPVNTEDDPALGAERGEALQFAVLLLLENLTPTERAAYVLREALDYPYDKIAEIVRSNVTSARQLVSRARRHLAEGRRIPAPAPDQRRLLEAFLTAARGGDVAALEKLFTEDVVSYTDGNGVKLAARIPVHGRGRVAKFVAAFSSHFWTGKTVGWVQVNGQPAATLSEGGEVTTIVTITSAGAGIAQLLWVMSPDKLRHVVPAGA; encoded by the coding sequence ATGGACGACACACCGCGGGCGCAGGAGACGACCGAGGCGCGCACGCCGACAGACGTCTTCGCCGCCGAGCGGCGGCGGCTCTTCGGTATCGCCTATCGGATGCTGGGGAGCGTCGCGGATGCGGAGGACATCCTGCAGGAGGTGTGGCTCCGGTGGGAGCGCACCGACCGCGGCGTCGTGCGAGAGCCTGCCGCCTTCCTCACGACGGTGACCACGCGGCTCTGCATCAACGAGATGCAGTCCGCGCGCGCTCGCCGGGAGACGTACATCGGCCCATGGCTTCCCGAGCCGGTCAACACCGAGGACGACCCCGCGCTCGGCGCGGAGCGCGGGGAGGCCCTGCAGTTCGCGGTGCTCCTGCTGCTCGAGAATCTGACCCCGACCGAGCGGGCGGCCTATGTGCTGCGGGAAGCCCTGGACTACCCGTACGACAAGATCGCGGAGATCGTCCGATCGAACGTCACGAGCGCGCGTCAGCTCGTCAGCCGCGCGCGCCGCCACCTGGCTGAGGGTCGCCGCATCCCTGCGCCCGCTCCGGATCAGCGACGACTCCTCGAAGCGTTCCTCACGGCCGCCCGAGGGGGCGACGTCGCGGCGCTCGAGAAGCTGTTCACCGAGGACGTCGTCAGCTACACCGACGGCAACGGCGTCAAGCTCGCCGCGCGCATTCCGGTGCACGGCCGCGGGCGCGTGGCGAAGTTCGTCGCGGCGTTCTCGAGTCACTTCTGGACGGGCAAGACGGTCGGATGGGTGCAGGTCAACGGCCAGCCCGCGGCCACGCTGTCCGAGGGTGGCGAGGTCACCACGATCGTCACCATCACGTCCGCCGGGGCCGGCATCGCGCAGCTTCTGTGGGTGATGAGCCCCGACAAGCTGCGGCACGTCGTTCCGGCTGGAGCATGA
- a CDS encoding alpha/beta fold hydrolase has protein sequence MTDPQPTIVLVHGAFAESASWNGVIAQLQGHGVAVVAAANPLRSLAGDAAYVRDVIASTGGPVILVGHSYGGMVITEAASRNDAVVALVYVAAFVPDTGQSAFELSASEPGSTLADALDAYPVHSGGDEFVIRQDVFAQQFAADVPSAHATLMAATQRPVTQAALTEGLPTDRPAWRDIPSWHVFGELDRNIPAAVHRAGAARAGARETREITGASHAVSVSQPTAVADTIAAAGRASRAGRAAAVTV, from the coding sequence ATGACCGATCCCCAGCCCACCATCGTCCTGGTCCACGGCGCCTTCGCCGAGTCGGCCTCGTGGAACGGCGTCATCGCGCAACTGCAGGGTCACGGTGTCGCCGTCGTGGCCGCGGCCAATCCGCTGCGGAGCCTTGCCGGCGACGCCGCCTACGTGCGCGATGTCATCGCCTCCACCGGCGGACCCGTCATCCTCGTGGGCCATTCCTACGGCGGAATGGTGATCACCGAAGCGGCCTCGCGCAACGACGCCGTCGTGGCGCTGGTCTACGTCGCCGCATTCGTGCCCGACACCGGGCAGAGCGCATTCGAGCTGTCGGCGAGCGAGCCGGGGAGCACCCTGGCCGACGCGCTGGACGCGTATCCCGTCCACAGCGGCGGTGACGAGTTCGTCATCCGGCAGGATGTCTTCGCCCAGCAGTTCGCCGCCGATGTGCCGTCGGCGCACGCGACGCTGATGGCGGCGACGCAGCGGCCCGTGACGCAGGCCGCCCTCACCGAGGGGCTCCCGACCGATCGGCCCGCGTGGCGGGACATCCCCTCGTGGCACGTCTTCGGCGAGTTGGACCGGAACATCCCCGCCGCCGTCCACCGCGCGGGAGCAGCACGCGCCGGCGCCCGCGAGACACGCGAGATCACCGGTGCGTCGCACGCGGTGTCGGTGTCTCAGCCGACGGCCGTGGCCGACACCATCGCCGCCGCGGGCAGGGCCTCCCGAGCCGGCCGCGCGGCAGCCGTCACCGTCTGA
- a CDS encoding sigma-70 family RNA polymerase sigma factor — MGTHVAGDDAVTVFDAERRRLFGVAYRILGSTPDAEDVVQETWIRWQSCDRGEVRNTAAFLTTVTTRLAINELHSAHAQRETYIGPWLPTPVDTSSDPTLGAERDEALSLAVLLLMERLTPAERAAFTLRHAFDYPYGQIAEILGVTAVHTRQLVSRARAHLDAARAHSVDGERHRRLFRVFLDAARGGDRARLETLLAEDAVSCTDGGGTVHRTAAREDRVSQVLWVMAPDKLQPLLRTNA, encoded by the coding sequence ATGGGTACCCACGTCGCCGGCGACGACGCTGTGACGGTCTTCGACGCCGAACGGCGACGGCTGTTCGGCGTCGCCTACCGGATCCTCGGTTCCACGCCCGACGCGGAGGACGTCGTCCAGGAGACCTGGATCCGCTGGCAGAGCTGCGACCGTGGCGAGGTCAGGAACACGGCAGCCTTCCTGACGACGGTGACGACCCGCCTGGCGATCAACGAACTGCACAGCGCGCACGCGCAACGGGAGACCTACATCGGCCCCTGGCTCCCGACTCCCGTCGACACATCGAGCGATCCGACGCTCGGCGCCGAGCGCGACGAGGCTCTGAGCCTCGCCGTCCTGCTCCTCATGGAGCGGCTGACGCCGGCCGAACGTGCGGCGTTCACCCTGCGCCATGCCTTCGACTACCCGTACGGGCAGATCGCGGAGATCCTCGGCGTCACCGCAGTCCACACCCGTCAGCTGGTGAGCCGCGCGCGCGCCCATCTGGACGCCGCCCGAGCGCACAGCGTCGACGGTGAGAGACACCGGCGCCTCTTCCGGGTGTTCCTCGATGCCGCGCGCGGAGGCGATCGTGCGCGGCTGGAGACCCTGCTGGCCGAGGATGCGGTCAGCTGCACCGACGGCGGGGGAACCGTTCACCGCACGGCGGCGCGCGAGGATCGGGTGTCCCAAGTCCTGTGGGTCATGGCTCCGGACAAGCTGCAGCCTCTGCTTCGAACGAACGCCTGA
- a CDS encoding SDR family oxidoreductase, with translation MAKIVVIGGTGLIGSKVVAKLTEHGHDAVAAAPNTGVNSLTGEGLSEALAGAQVVVDVSNSPSFADDDVMHFFTTSTTNLLAAEAAAGVGHHVALTIVGTDRPQNIPYFRAKSAQETLIRESGIPYSLVHATQFFEFLGSIADISTDGDHTVHLPGALMQPMAAEDVATAVARTAAGEPVNGDIEIAGPEQFTMDEFVRRGLAFRNDPRQVVQDPDAQYYGAHISKQTLLPAQGAQIFTTSLDEWLPANPPRR, from the coding sequence ATGGCAAAGATCGTCGTCATCGGCGGCACGGGTCTGATCGGCTCGAAGGTGGTCGCCAAGCTGACGGAGCACGGGCACGACGCCGTTGCCGCAGCCCCCAACACCGGCGTCAACAGCCTCACCGGCGAGGGGCTGTCCGAGGCGCTCGCCGGCGCTCAGGTCGTCGTGGACGTCTCGAACTCGCCCTCCTTCGCGGACGACGACGTGATGCACTTCTTCACCACGTCGACCACGAATCTCCTCGCCGCCGAGGCGGCGGCCGGCGTGGGGCATCACGTCGCGCTCACCATCGTCGGGACCGATCGTCCGCAGAACATCCCGTACTTCCGCGCGAAGTCGGCGCAGGAGACCCTCATCCGCGAATCCGGTATCCCCTACTCCCTGGTGCACGCCACACAGTTCTTCGAGTTCTTGGGATCCATCGCCGACATCTCCACCGACGGCGACCACACGGTGCACCTGCCCGGCGCGCTCATGCAGCCGATGGCCGCCGAGGACGTCGCCACCGCCGTGGCACGCACCGCGGCCGGCGAACCCGTCAACGGCGATATCGAGATCGCCGGGCCGGAGCAGTTCACGATGGACGAGTTCGTGCGCCGGGGCCTGGCCTTCCGGAACGATCCGCGACAGGTGGTGCAGGATCCCGACGCGCAGTACTACGGCGCGCACATCTCGAAGCAGACGCTCCTCCCGGCCCAGGGCGCCCAGATCTTCACGACGAGCCTGGACGAGTGGCTTCCGGCCAATCCGCCCCGTCGTTAG
- a CDS encoding SDR family oxidoreductase yields the protein MRIVLVGGTGRIGTRVAAKLVGHDVVVAARSTGVDSASGAGLRDALRGAEVVVDVTRPPISDGAPADAFFRRSTANLLREGRNAGARHHVALTIVGTRRHTDIPYYAAKAMQERLIRGSGTPYTLVHATQFFEFVGEVADAATAGGSVRLPRALVQPMAAGDVADALVRTILATPANDDIEIAGPERFHLDDFVRRALVARNDSRLVLADPRARYFGGRIGMRTLLPGRRAAMSATRFDTLLAELRTSAVTTINPLPEEL from the coding sequence ATGAGAATCGTCCTCGTGGGCGGGACGGGCCGGATCGGCACCCGTGTCGCCGCCAAGCTGGTCGGGCACGACGTGGTCGTGGCCGCGCGCTCGACGGGGGTGGACTCGGCGTCGGGAGCCGGGCTGCGCGATGCACTGCGCGGCGCGGAGGTCGTCGTCGACGTGACCCGCCCACCCATCTCCGATGGTGCTCCGGCCGACGCCTTCTTCAGGCGGTCCACGGCCAACCTTCTCCGCGAGGGCCGGAACGCGGGCGCCCGTCATCATGTCGCGCTCACGATCGTCGGGACGCGCCGTCACACCGACATCCCCTACTACGCAGCGAAGGCGATGCAAGAACGCCTGATCCGCGGGTCCGGCACCCCCTACACGCTCGTGCACGCGACGCAGTTCTTCGAGTTCGTCGGCGAGGTCGCCGACGCAGCCACGGCGGGCGGCTCCGTGCGGCTGCCGCGCGCGCTCGTCCAGCCGATGGCAGCCGGCGATGTGGCGGACGCACTCGTGCGCACCATCCTCGCGACTCCCGCGAACGACGACATCGAGATCGCAGGGCCCGAGCGCTTCCATCTCGATGACTTCGTGCGGCGAGCGCTCGTGGCACGCAACGACTCCCGCCTTGTCCTGGCGGATCCCCGTGCGCGCTATTTCGGCGGACGCATCGGGATGCGCACCCTTCTTCCGGGCCGGCGTGCCGCCATGTCCGCCACGCGCTTCGACACGTTGCTCGCCGAGCTCCGCACGAGTGCCGTGACGACCATCAATCCCCTACCCGAGGAGCTGTGA
- a CDS encoding siderophore-interacting protein, with the protein MTAGRGPTCGKRARERTTGGRPTAVDALRDAVASGRTAAVAATLHATVTLVVDGGGRVPAPTAPVRGRTAVAAALLDVLPPDARATARVVSVNGAPALVLRRRAGVMAVVVTAVRRRRIATVWVVVNPDKLSRWNRSS; encoded by the coding sequence ATGACGGCCGGGCGCGGACCCACGTGCGGGAAGCGTGCCCGGGAGCGGACCACCGGCGGCAGACCCACCGCCGTCGACGCTCTCCGGGATGCGGTGGCGAGCGGTCGTACGGCTGCCGTGGCGGCGACACTCCACGCGACCGTGACCCTCGTCGTGGACGGAGGCGGACGCGTCCCGGCGCCCACGGCACCGGTCCGCGGGCGCACCGCCGTGGCGGCCGCTCTTCTCGATGTGCTGCCCCCCGACGCGCGCGCCACGGCGAGGGTCGTCTCCGTCAACGGTGCACCGGCACTGGTCCTGCGGCGTCGCGCGGGCGTGATGGCGGTCGTCGTGACGGCGGTTCGCCGGCGTCGGATCGCCACCGTCTGGGTCGTGGTGAACCCCGACAAGCTCTCCCGCTGGAACAGGTCGTCGTGA